One genomic window of Polyangium aurulentum includes the following:
- a CDS encoding cupin-like domain-containing protein: MTIERVSPPAPADFLRDYVIPGRPVVLVGLTDGRAMRERWSLVSLARRFGDRSVAIASARSGVLDGDVRGGVRSESIPFGRYVEMLCAGGHPGLYLVASMEKFFPELRREMEVPIYCRGARWRRSRLFLGAGGSVTPLHRDLAHNLFTQITGRKRFWLYHRADTAWLYSQSFLSGLPNFSRFDPERPEYEQFPHAEAVRPIEVILEEDEVLFLPSLWWHHVRSLELSLSVSCWWTEGPLEVLQRMIERFKRLRGIEL, translated from the coding sequence GTGACAATCGAGCGCGTCTCGCCTCCCGCACCTGCGGACTTTCTACGCGATTATGTGATCCCAGGTCGGCCCGTGGTGCTCGTGGGCCTCACGGATGGCCGAGCGATGCGCGAGCGCTGGTCACTGGTATCGCTCGCGCGGCGATTTGGTGACAGGAGCGTGGCGATCGCCTCCGCACGCTCCGGTGTGCTCGATGGAGATGTGCGCGGCGGGGTTCGATCGGAATCGATACCCTTCGGCCGATACGTCGAGATGCTCTGTGCGGGTGGGCATCCCGGTCTTTACCTCGTGGCGTCGATGGAGAAGTTCTTCCCCGAGCTGCGGCGGGAGATGGAAGTTCCGATCTACTGCCGAGGCGCGCGCTGGCGGCGTTCTCGGCTATTCCTCGGCGCGGGAGGTTCCGTCACGCCGCTGCATCGCGACCTCGCGCACAACCTCTTCACCCAGATCACCGGGCGCAAGCGCTTCTGGCTCTACCACCGCGCCGACACCGCGTGGCTGTACTCTCAATCGTTCCTCTCAGGTTTGCCGAATTTCAGCCGCTTCGACCCGGAGCGGCCCGAATACGAACAATTTCCCCATGCCGAGGCCGTGCGACCCATCGAGGTGATTCTGGAGGAGGACGAGGTACTCTTCCTCCCGAGCCTATGGTGGCACCATGTCCGCAGCCTCGAGCTATCGCTGTCGGTGAGCTGCTGGTGGACCGAAGGGCCGCTCGAAGTTCTTCAACGGATGATCGAACGCTTCAAGCGCCTGCGCGGCATCGAGCTTTAA
- a CDS encoding tyrosine-type recombinase/integrase, with the protein MQAVLRSVLRFAVGRGYLSDPPGGLPRLKPIGQSILEIPSDEEVRRILEAASEAHRRSFAIMAYAGLRPNEVRALRRRDVRLRWQGTEAVGGFLSVREGQSYGEIHTPKTGQREIPIAPPLAQLLGPVEQGPRDGRVALNEHGKPWRQYGIDQAFERVRNRAGLEGWSVYCLRHYAITSWLRAGVPVHVVQRMAGHSNLSTTQRYIHHLKEDLEEAARKLAGSGNGSGNGPRDGRGNSVETGSRPLPGARGRKR; encoded by the coding sequence GTGCAGGCCGTGCTCCGGTCGGTGCTGCGCTTCGCGGTGGGGCGGGGGTATCTGAGCGATCCGCCGGGAGGCCTGCCGCGGCTCAAGCCGATCGGGCAGAGCATCCTCGAGATCCCCTCGGACGAGGAGGTGCGGCGGATTCTCGAGGCGGCATCGGAGGCGCACCGGCGGAGCTTTGCAATCATGGCGTACGCGGGGCTGCGGCCGAATGAGGTGCGGGCGCTACGGCGTCGGGATGTGCGGCTGCGGTGGCAGGGCACGGAGGCGGTGGGCGGCTTTCTGAGCGTGCGCGAGGGGCAGTCCTACGGCGAGATCCACACGCCCAAGACCGGGCAGCGCGAGATCCCCATCGCGCCGCCGCTCGCGCAGCTCCTCGGCCCCGTCGAGCAGGGACCACGGGACGGCCGCGTGGCCCTGAACGAGCACGGCAAGCCGTGGCGCCAGTACGGGATCGATCAGGCGTTCGAGCGCGTCCGCAACCGGGCGGGACTCGAGGGCTGGTCGGTCTACTGCCTGAGGCACTACGCGATCACGTCGTGGTTGCGCGCAGGCGTCCCGGTGCACGTGGTCCAGCGGATGGCGGGACACAGCAACCTGTCGACGACCCAGCGCTACATCCATCACCTCAAGGAAGACCTGGAAGAGGCCGCCCGGAAGCTGGCCGGGTCTGGCAACGGGTCTGGCAACGGACCCCGTGACGGGCGTGGCAACAGCGTGGAAACGGGGTCCCGGCCGTTGCCCGGGGCGCGGGGCAGGAAGCGCTAA
- a CDS encoding tyrosine-type recombinase/integrase gives MTIRKETRRGEPRLVIDINYRKRDGRKGRYRRDAQVQTHAAARTEERRLLGTLAQHGEPFEPAALDDDAGAGNGDELSKTFGEVVAEYRATYMVTDLKITTRRGYGSVLDSTLVPRFGELPLAEVDGAAACELDLELCKEELSQSTRNNVQAVLRSVLRFAVGRGYLSEPPGGLPRLKPIGQSILEIPSDEEVRRILEAASEAHRRSFAIMAYAGLRPNEVRALRRRDVRLRWQGTEAVGGFLSVREGQSHGQTHTPKTGQREVPIAAALARLLGPVERELRDGFVAVNDRGEPWGQWGLDQAFERVRKRAGLEGWSVYCLRHYAITMWLRRGGAGACGAEDGRAQASGDDAEVCASPQGGSRGGGEAAQSH, from the coding sequence GTGACGATTCGTAAGGAGACGAGGCGCGGCGAGCCGCGGCTGGTTATCGACATCAACTACAGGAAGCGCGACGGGCGCAAGGGCCGCTATCGCAGGGACGCGCAGGTGCAGACCCACGCGGCGGCGCGCACGGAGGAGCGGCGGCTGCTCGGGACGCTGGCGCAGCACGGCGAGCCATTCGAGCCCGCGGCGCTCGACGACGATGCCGGCGCGGGCAATGGCGACGAGCTCTCCAAGACGTTCGGCGAGGTCGTGGCCGAGTACCGGGCGACCTACATGGTGACCGACCTGAAGATCACGACCCGCCGGGGGTATGGGTCGGTCCTCGATAGCACCCTCGTCCCAAGGTTCGGCGAGTTGCCCCTGGCCGAGGTCGACGGCGCGGCCGCCTGCGAGCTCGATCTGGAGCTGTGCAAAGAGGAGCTGTCGCAGTCGACGCGGAACAACGTGCAGGCCGTGCTCCGGTCGGTGCTGCGCTTCGCGGTGGGGCGGGGGTATCTGAGCGAGCCGCCGGGGGGCCTGCCGAGGCTGAAGCCGATTGGGCAGAGCATCCTCGAGATCCCCTCGGACGAGGAGGTGCGGCGGATTCTGGAGGCGGCGTCGGAGGCGCACCGGCGGAGCTTTGCAATCATGGCCTATGCGGGGCTGCGGCCGAATGAGGTGCGGGCGCTACGGCGCCGGGATGTGCGGCTGCGGTGGCAGGGCACGGAGGCGGTGGGCGGGTTTTTGAGCGTGCGGGAGGGGCAATCGCATGGGCAGACGCACACGCCGAAGACGGGGCAGCGGGAGGTGCCGATCGCGGCGGCGCTGGCGAGGTTGCTCGGGCCTGTGGAGCGGGAGCTGCGGGATGGGTTCGTGGCGGTGAACGACCGCGGGGAGCCGTGGGGGCAGTGGGGGCTGGATCAGGCGTTCGAGAGAGTGAGGAAGCGGGCGGGGCTGGAGGGGTGGTCGGTATACTGTTTAAGGCACTACGCGATCACGATGTGGTTGCGGCGGGGGGGGGCCGGTGCATGTGGTGCAGAGGATGGCAGGGCACAAGCATCTGGCGACGACGCAGAGGTATGTGCATCACCTCAAGGAGGATCTCGAGGAGGCGGCGAGGCGGCTCAGTCACACTGA
- a CDS encoding recombinase family protein, whose translation MKEDTLQSWEEGSKPPERWWAFYIRVTREESVKTDLSIPNQCSRARELATLRRWSDYRIYVEPKHVTAEVWADKRPALKRLLDDIAAGKVLGVCARHTDRLWRNNEIQGRLLKVLRDAGVELWDFNSRYDYKTAHGRFSLQVLGAASELEVNLTGERIREMRRGKAMKGKVGGGPPPFGYTSQSRRIKELIAAGLPEDEAYRKACLEYPIGRCWYIDEREAETVRLIFDLYTSPKYRYGNRRICQHLIRHGYRTREGHAFRASTIARTINNPVYAGFTAFDEVSYEERVPSRLPRHKQARYKGEHPPLISAETWEKAQQIKADENASKRVRTNSKVPFALTGMMRCPGCGGRMQGKLSGRSNRRYYICTRRHQVGVDVCSFPMIAADELQQAVWNWLHELLSSPGFVVDHVARLQKKLEGEQPAAQRKLATLKRRRDTVKASIDKYFRVFEESQDETPDASILDRVRELRAELRSIEGEMEQIEPQASPTARKVSVEQVRKYLSKLKARVGGDAAALRSLFHEFRRDHGLDVRPVTSTEFTVSLALSVGEMGQGGETRRVVSVLGSKGSRGGSVVSGLGNRGWPPVFCSAGAPSASGSFVLIALVASIGP comes from the coding sequence ATGAAGGAAGACACATTGCAATCATGGGAGGAGGGCTCGAAGCCTCCCGAGCGGTGGTGGGCGTTCTACATCCGCGTGACACGCGAGGAGAGCGTCAAAACCGACCTATCGATCCCCAACCAGTGCTCGCGTGCCCGTGAACTCGCAACCCTGCGCCGCTGGTCGGATTACCGCATCTACGTCGAGCCGAAACACGTCACCGCGGAAGTATGGGCGGACAAGCGTCCTGCCCTGAAGCGACTGCTCGACGACATCGCCGCGGGCAAGGTCCTCGGCGTATGCGCTCGGCATACGGATCGGCTCTGGCGTAACAACGAGATCCAGGGTCGGCTCCTGAAGGTCCTGCGCGACGCTGGCGTCGAGCTGTGGGACTTCAATAGCCGATATGACTACAAGACCGCACACGGGCGGTTTTCGCTCCAGGTGCTTGGCGCCGCTTCCGAGCTGGAGGTCAATCTCACCGGGGAGCGTATCCGCGAGATGAGGCGCGGCAAAGCCATGAAGGGAAAGGTCGGCGGCGGACCGCCGCCCTTCGGGTACACGTCGCAATCACGTAGAATAAAGGAGCTGATAGCCGCAGGGCTGCCCGAGGACGAGGCATACAGGAAAGCGTGCCTCGAATACCCGATCGGAAGGTGCTGGTACATCGACGAGAGGGAGGCGGAGACGGTCCGGCTCATTTTCGACCTGTACACCTCGCCGAAGTACCGATACGGGAACCGACGGATCTGTCAGCACCTCATTCGACACGGTTACCGGACCCGCGAGGGGCATGCCTTCCGGGCCAGCACTATTGCACGAACAATCAATAACCCTGTATACGCTGGCTTTACGGCGTTTGACGAGGTATCCTACGAGGAACGCGTTCCCTCGCGACTGCCTCGACACAAGCAGGCCCGCTACAAGGGGGAGCATCCTCCGCTCATCTCGGCGGAGACGTGGGAGAAGGCGCAGCAGATCAAGGCAGATGAGAACGCGAGCAAGCGTGTGCGCACGAATTCGAAGGTGCCATTCGCGTTGACCGGGATGATGCGTTGTCCAGGCTGCGGCGGGCGAATGCAAGGCAAGCTCTCGGGAAGGTCCAACCGCCGTTACTACATCTGCACCCGCCGCCATCAGGTCGGAGTTGATGTTTGTTCGTTCCCCATGATCGCAGCGGACGAACTACAGCAGGCCGTTTGGAATTGGCTGCACGAATTGTTGTCGTCGCCTGGTTTCGTGGTGGACCACGTAGCACGGCTCCAGAAGAAGCTCGAAGGTGAGCAGCCGGCAGCTCAGCGCAAGCTCGCGACGCTGAAGCGGCGTCGGGACACGGTGAAGGCTTCGATTGACAAGTATTTCAGGGTATTCGAGGAATCACAGGATGAGACGCCGGATGCGTCGATCCTAGATCGCGTGCGTGAACTGCGTGCCGAACTGCGAAGCATCGAAGGCGAAATGGAGCAGATCGAGCCGCAAGCGAGCCCCACCGCACGCAAAGTGAGCGTGGAGCAGGTGCGGAAGTATCTCAGCAAGTTGAAGGCTCGCGTGGGTGGCGATGCGGCGGCTCTGCGCTCGTTGTTTCACGAGTTCCGGCGGGATCATGGGCTCGACGTCCGCCCAGTAACGAGCACCGAGTTTACGGTGTCGTTGGCGCTCTCGGTTGGGGAGATGGGTCAGGGAGGGGAGACGCGGCGGGTGGTTTCCGTGCTGGGGAGCAAGGGTTCCCGTGGGGGGTCAGTGGTCTCGGGTTTGGGGAACAGAGGATGGCCCCCGGTATTTTGCTCGGCGGGCGCGCCGAGCGCATCGGGGTCGTTCGTGCTCATAGCGCTGGTCGCCAGTATCGGCCCCTGA